Genomic window (Mycosarcoma maydis chromosome 5, whole genome shotgun sequence):
CAGctcgtccgactcggcCTGGCCGAAGTCATGTGGTCGAGCCCTGATCTGGTAATTTTGGACGAAGTAACGACGCATCTCGATAGCGACACGATCGACGCTCTTGTTGATGCTTTGCGGGCGTACGCAGGTGCTGTACTACTCGTCAGCCACGACCGATCTGCTATCAAACGAATCATCGAGGGCGCTTCTCATCCGTCTGCCTATTTCGATGAAGACGACCAGGCTGAAGGGGCCGAAGCCGACACGGAACTAGACCTGAAGACGCAAGCGATGGAAATAGGAAGGGTTTATTTGTTGCAAAACCGTGTGCTGAAGCACTTGCAAGGTGGTATGGATCAGTATACTGACTCAGTCATCCAGCGGTTTGAGGCTGCGTGAACCCGGCAATGATGTATTGCAGTATGTCTGAAACACAAAAGTATGCAGCATCGTAAGACAGTACATACAGTAGTGGCCATCAAACCAACCAAGTAAGTTGACACGCAGACGCCATGTGGCGGATGAGTAGCCGAGTGTCTTGCCTCCGTTCCCGATCGTGTGACTTGATCCCGATCCACCCACGAACGCGCACAAGAGCGACGCGTTGAGTTGTTGCAAATTCCGATGGTttccaatcacgaatgcaagtTAGACCTACGTAGCTGCTCTCTTCCTTCATCCATCTATCATtatcattcacgattccaccATCAGTCAGCATGCGTATGATGGTGTGCACTTTGAGAATGTTCGAGAGACGGATCTTTGCATAAATTTCTCACCCACACACTTTCGACGCCACACACACCACAGCTTTCTCGCGATATGAACAATGTTCTTGGACCCCTAAGGAACTCACGAAAGTTGAACTGTCACTTTCCCGTTCAACACAACGGCATCAACAGAAGGCGGGATCAGATTTTGACTGGCAGTGACTAGGCCTCAAGTTATCATCAACGCTTCCTACGCATGTCGGATACAGCCAATGTGCTGGTCCAAGCAGGACCAAGCAGGCGAGAGCGACAGGCAGATCCGCTCGAGGCGCGACTGGCGATGGCCGAAAAGGAAGTTGCATTAGCTCTTGACACCTCCGATCACGAAGAGCTAATTGCTCTGGCTACAGAAGCTCTCAACGCAAAATCCGAAGAGATGGCACCCAGCAAAGCAGTCATCAAGTCTCGCAAGAATCTCCTGTGGGCTCGGTCGCATACTTATCATCAACAGAATCTACACGAAttggcgctcaaggacgCAAAGGCTGCCCTGAAGTTAGATCCCGAAGATACTGCTGCTTACCTTCGAGCTGCGACTCTGCTGGGTAGCACCGGTCATAAGGCACAGGCGTTCAGCTGTCTCAACAGGGCGCAGTCTCTATGCTCTAAGTATGATTCAGCCACCAGGGCGCTGTGGCTGCGGAGGATCGACAAGCATCGGCGCAAACTCTCCGGTACCGAACGTtgccttgtcgagcgtcttCCCAACGAGATTCTGGTTGAGGTGGCGCTGTACCTTGACATGCCCGACCGAACATTGATGAGCCAGGTATGTAGCTCATGGCGTCATACTTTAACCTCGGCTTCCTGTCTTTGGAGTTCAAtcacgctcaacaagaTTGGCAAGAAACTGGGTCCACAGAAAGCCGAAGATCTGTTGCTCTACATCATTATGCGCGTGCAGAGAGCCAACTACGCACTCCAAACCATCATTTTCGAGGACATCTTTCCATTCCCGTTTCTCAAACAGGTCTACCGACTTTTGCGAGCATTTTCGAAAAGCCTGCATCGCATACAGATCCCCTGTAACGATCACAAGGCATCATACGACGAATTGTACCGCCACTGTCCTCAGCTGAAATGCCTTGTGCTTTCCTCTCCCAGGGGCAGATCCATGCCCTTGTCGCGATTTGATTCGGATATGTCTTGGCACATACCCACCGTCGACGAGTCCGTCGAAGAAAAAGGAGCAGAGCGTTTCTTCCTTGAAGAattcagcgtcgacgagaaCTGGTTCCCTTGCGAGCTCAGCAGGCACTTTCACAAGTTGCGCGTCTTGAAGGGACACAACcctttcgtgtttgtcaAGCAATTGCATCACACGAGTTTTGACCACGAGCAGATGGTCCGAGGCTTAATCGAGCACCTTGAAGAATGGGTTTATTGTCACAGCTTTCCATCGGGGTCTCTGCTGTCGCAACCCGTCGCAGCGACGTTTCCGAAGCTGAAGAGGTTAGCAAGCTTCCAGCTTAGCTCGGAATTTCCGATCAAGCTCACCTGTCCGAACCTGCTCGATTTTCAGATCATATATAATGGTATAGAGGCCGAGGGTGCAACAGAGCTAGCCCGAATGCTGACAACCAGCCCGAAACTGCGCAAATTACAAATTCGGCCGTTCGACTTCAGTCGAGCTCATAGCCAGATATGCCGAGCCATGAGTGGCCTTCACGATCTGGAGTGGCTCGACCTGGGCTTAGCCTTGACCGAATCCGAACTTGTCACGCTTCTGGCACCTCAGAACGCAACTTCGGGTCTCTCTGTCCCATTTCCAAAATTGCACACCTTGATCGTAAAAGTATGGCGCACAGATTTGACCATGCTGACCTCCGCTCTCCTGGCTCGCGAATATCTGCGAACTGGACACGCCTGGGAGACTGCAAGGCAGATGGCTACTGAGCTTGTAACTCGACCAATCAAGCACGTACAAGTGGTTACCCCGTTTCAGAGAGGCTCGAGGTCGGTGAACGCAACGGTGCCAGCCGAAAATTCGGAATCCCCTCGTCTCAAAGACGCTCCAGATTGTACCCGTTTGCGCCGCTTGGAAGTGTCGgtcgccgatgccgatgttCCCAAACACCTCCTGTTGGCGCTCGATAGCGTTGTCGATGACCTAGTCATCACGTTTGAACCAATCTAGTAAAACTGATCACCAATAGCATCCGTCGAGGCTGTAGGGTGATCAACGAATCGAAAACAGATGTAGTTGCATCACAGCAATAAGTTAGCCCAACTCAGTCAAGAGTCGATTTTCAAGGTCCGAACCATCACGCACAGATTCAAACGAGCGTGAGCACAGTCATCAGTTTGCCGGTGTGTGGGGTCCAATGGAGCGGCGAAATAAGATTGCCGACCGACCGAGAAAATTTTGGAATGAACGGAATGACCGGCAATCTTACGTTGGGTTTGTTTTGGCCGTGGACCGTGCTGAAAGTCGCAAGTTGGAGCGGCTGCATACGAcacacaaatcacgaatcgcgctgttgagcgtcaagaagaaaggagcacactcacgacttttgTACGCAACCCCATTCATTCTGAAGcagtcgtgattggcgtttGTCACTCGCAGGTACGCCCTTGATTCTCTGCCGGGGTTGCCCAATCTCCCATAGAGCTCAGCCCAGCCGTCTCCTTCTCGAGACTAACCCTTCCCCTCTTTCACTTCACAGACACATTCTCTGTCACATCTTATTCGAATCGTCCTCACTCACGTCCAATATGCCAGGAAAAGTCGCTCCCAACAACTCGCTCGCTACCGAACCTGCCGAGCGCAACGTCTCATTCGTGTTGCAAGAGATCGAGAAAGTCTCGTTCGAAGAACGCCCCATCGTTGCGCCCAAGCCTGGTCAGGTGCAAGTCAACATCCGTCAAACTGGTCTGTGCGCTTCCGACTGTCACTACCTTCACCATGGTCGTATCGGTGACTTTGTGGTTCGCAAGCCCATGGTGCTCggtcacgagtcgagcggCATCGTCACTGCCGTCGGAGAGGGTGTCACCACGCACAAGGTCGGCGATCGCGTTGCTCTCGAGCCTGGCGTTCCTTGCCGATCGTGCCAGGTCTGCCTGAACGGCATGTACAATCAATGTGCCCATCTTGAGTTCGCTGCTACACCCCCTTACGATGGGACGCTGTGCACATATTACAACATCCAGAGCTCGTTTGCGCACCATGTGCCCGATCACATGTCTCTCGAGGAGGCTTCCCTCATGGAGCCTCTTTCCGTAGCTGTCTACTCGGCTGGTATGCGCGGTCAGGTCAAGGCTATGGAGAACGTCCTCGTTTTCGGTGCTGGTCCCATTGGTCTGCTCAACGCTGCCGTCTGCAAGGCCTACTCTGCTAAACGAGTGGTGGTCGTTGATGTGGTGGAaagcaagctcgagttcGCTAAAGAGTGGTGTGCCACTTCTACTTTCAAGCCTTCGCTGCCCCAGGAGGGCGAAACCAAGGCCGAAACAGCCGCACGCAATGCACAGCACCTCATCAGCTCGCTCGGTGACGATGTAGCAGCACGCGAAGGCTTCGACCTCGTACTCGAGTGTACCGGTGCTGAGCCCTGCATCAACATGGGCATCCAGGCCCTTCGACCACAGGGTCGCTTTGTCCAGGTCGGTATGGGCAGATCTGAAGTCGAATTCCCCATCACGCGTGTCTGCGTCAAGGAGATCAACGTCACTGGCTCCTTCCGCTACGGAGCTGGCACCTACAAAACCTCGATCAACCTTGTCAGCACCGgcgccatcgacgtcacCAAGATGGTCACCCATCGTTTCCTCTTCAAGGACGCTGTCAAGGCGTTTGAGACCACAACAAAAGGTGTCGGTGAGGACGGAAAGACAGCAATCAA
Coding sequences:
- a CDS encoding putative xylitol dehydrogenase, which encodes MPGKVAPNNSLATEPAERNVSFVLQEIEKVSFEERPIVAPKPGQVQVNIRQTGLCASDCHYLHHGRIGDFVVRKPMVLGHESSGIVTAVGEGVTTHKVGDRVALEPGVPCRSCQVCLNGMYNQCAHLEFAATPPYDGTLCTYYNIQSSFAHHVPDHMSLEEASLMEPLSVAVYSAGMRGQVKAMENVLVFGAGPIGLLNAAVCKAYSAKRVVVVDVVESKLEFAKEWCATSTFKPSLPQEGETKAETAARNAQHLISSLGDDVAAREGFDLVLECTGAEPCINMGIQALRPQGRFVQVGMGRSEVEFPITRVCVKEINVTGSFRYGAGTYKTSINLVSTGAIDVTKMVTHRFLFKDAVKAFETTTKGVGEDGKTAIKVQISQGEGKQ